The Brassica oleracea var. oleracea cultivar TO1000 chromosome C6, BOL, whole genome shotgun sequence genome includes a region encoding these proteins:
- the LOC106296628 gene encoding uncharacterized protein LOC106296628: MLCACYHQPLPASTSVLNRHAKQTGSLGTKQVFLFLSSSPSTSSLRGHQWQICNYPKIGLRLKPKASVVPPSESGDITTFLLVSVALISMYLVANFVVPSLLFKSLQGEEEEDSD, encoded by the exons ATGTTGTGCGCATGTTACCATCAGCCATTACCTGCCAGTACTAGCGTCTTGAACCGGCACGCGAAGCAAACAGGGAGTCTGGGAACAAAACAAGTGTTCTTGTTCTTATCCTCATCTCCTTCAACTTCAAGCTTAAGAGGACATCAATGGCAAATCTGTAACTATCCAAAAATTGGGCTCAGATTAAAACCAAAAGCTAGTGTGGTGCCTCCGTCTGAATCTGGTGATATCACCACCTTCCTCCTAGTAAG TGTAGCATTGATCTCAATGTATTTGGTAGCGAACTTTGTGGTTCCGTCTTTGCTTTTCAAGTCGCTCCAAGGTGAAGAGGAGGAAGACTCCGATTGA